A window of candidate division KSB1 bacterium genomic DNA:
CAGCATTCTTATATGTTTTCTTCCATTGTAGTTTTGTCGGAAGAGGAGTATAATACCTGGTATAACAAAAATGCTCAAACTGCAGATATGACTGATGAAGATTCAAAAGAAGATACTATCGGAAATGCTGCACGAGGTGCTCAATTGGTCAGGATTAACGGATGTCTTGCATGTCATTCCACGGACGGTACTAAGTTGGTAAGCAATAGCTTTAAAGGATTATACGGCAAGAAGACAATAGTTATAACCGATGGACAGGAAAGAGAACTTACTGCCTCGGATGATTATATTCGCAGGTCCATCCGCGACCCGGCTTCGGATTTGGCAAAAGGATTTTCTAATTTGATGCCTCCCCTGGGAGATAAACTTTCCGATGAGGATATTAATAATATCATTGCCTATCTAAAGGAAATTAAATAAACTTTATAATTTTCTAATGAATCAAAAAAAAATAAGAATTCTACTCGAACTCACCAAATTTAAGATTTCACTATTTTCATCCCTCACAGTCTCAGTTGGTTATATCTTGGCTACGGGATCGCTTACCCTGGAAACTTTTATTCCGACTTTCGGAATATTATTCTTAGCTTGTGGCTCATCTGCTTTGAACCACTACCAGGAGCGGAATACAGATAAATTGATGAAGAGGACCAAAGGCCGGCCTATCCCATCTGGGAGAATAGCAGCAGGTAAGGTGCTGACCGTCTCAATAATATTATGCTTTTTAGGTTTACTGATATTGTTCCTGGGAACGAATCAAACAGCTTTTTTACTTGGGCTATTTGCCTTGATGTGGTACAATGGCGTTTATACCAATCTAAAAAAAGTAACAGCTTTTGCAGTAGTTCCGGGCTCTTTGATTGGATCCATTCCACCGGCAATCGGTTGGAGTGCAGGGGGAGAAAGCCTGGCAGATCCGCAAATCTGGCCGGTGCTATTTTTCTTTTTTATTTGGCAGATCCCCCATTTTTGGTTGTTAATCTTACTTTATGGCGAACAATACGAAAATGCCGGGTTGCCTTCCATGACAAAATTGTTTTCAGTTCGCCAAATAAAACGACTGATATTCATATGGATTATCGCCACTGCAGTAACTTGTACCCTGTTTCCGTTTTTTGGTCTTGTGAAATTTTCCATCATAAATATTGCTCTTTATGGTCTTGCAATTTGGTTAATTTTTAAGTCATCCAGAATGTTTGGTGTGAATGCCGATAATTATTCCCCCGGTTCCGGATTTCGCGTGATAAATATTTATGCATTGTTGGTAATTATGTTAATTTCTATTGACAATTTAATTTAATAGCCTTATCATTCTTCCTTCTTAAATTTGGAAAGTAATTTGAATAATATTATTGGAGCTGCTTTAGGGAGTGCCTTATATGGATTTTCTTGATAATATGGCTCTTTATCCATCCTCAGAGCATATTGTCTTGCTCAAAGTAATTATCGGATTAATGTTACTTGTTCATATGCCCTATATCAGCATATTACTGGGTGGATCTCTGTTTTCATTATTTTTTAGTATGTTAGACAAACGCGAGCCGAATGCCACACATTTAAGATTTTCAAAAGATCTGATTCACTTAATTACCTCAAAAAAAAGCGCACCCATTTTATTAGGAGTATTGCCCTTACTCAGTCTTATTCTATCGTTTGCCCAATTGTATCAAGGATCAGACCTTAAAATTACACAATATTTATTAATTGTATCCTTGTTTTCAATCAGTGGTTTCATTTTACTTTACCTGTTTAAATCATCGTTCGAAAAGCGGGAACAACAGTTCTCAACCCATGTTTTATTGGGACTGGGTGTTTTCGTGGCTTTTATGGTTGGATATTTAATATTTTCCGCCACGACTTCTTTGATGTTTTTCCCGGAAAAATGGAATTTCGTTTATACTTCCTTCCCGATTTTTGTTTATGAGAATGAGTTGCCCCGCGCAGCCCTATTTTTATTTTTTACTTTCGCTTTTACAGCTGCCGCAATTCTGTATTTTTTCCTGAGTTGGCCCGGAAGAAAAGAGATTGATGCTACATATGGCGATTTCATTCGAAAATTTGGCGCTGTGGTTGGATTGATCTTTGTCCTGTTAATTCCGATTGTTGTTGTGTGGAATTTAATTACTTTCCCGGATGTTGCGGCTTCCGAATCGGTTTTTGCCGTCTGGGGAGTAACTTTATTATTGTTATTAATCACGGCAATCCTTTTCAATTCAATAATAAAATCGCAAAATAGAAAACTGGTTACTTCCACATTTATTTTGTTTTTGGTAACCTTTGGAGTTATGTCTGTTAACGATCGTATTGCAGCAGGGAATGCCCGCTATGAACAAGAAAAATTGTTGGCTGCAAAAGCTGATGAAATTCATCAGGAAATCCTGGCTGCACGTGCAGCGAAATCCGCAGCTGCAACACAAATAAATGGAGAGGAAATCTTCACTAATATTTGTACTGCCTGCCATCAATTTGATCAGCGGGTTGTAGGTCCTCCATACATGAGTGTTTTGGCAAAATATGAAAACGATAAAGATGCATTGGTGCAGTTTATCATGAATCCGTCCAAAATAGATACTGACTATCCGCCAATGCCAAACCAAAATTTAAGAAAGCCAGAAGCATCCGCGGTTGCGGATTACTTATTGCAAGAATATGTCAATCGGAAATGATAGAACCTGTTTGTTTGATGTATGCATAAGTGCCAATAGGAGATTATAGTGAAGAGTCGAATTATTAACACCGCTATTGTATTATATTTTGGCTTGATCTCTCTTATGGTGTTGGGTTTT
This region includes:
- a CDS encoding c-type cytochrome; the protein is MDFLDNMALYPSSEHIVLLKVIIGLMLLVHMPYISILLGGSLFSLFFSMLDKREPNATHLRFSKDLIHLITSKKSAPILLGVLPLLSLILSFAQLYQGSDLKITQYLLIVSLFSISGFILLYLFKSSFEKREQQFSTHVLLGLGVFVAFMVGYLIFSATTSLMFFPEKWNFVYTSFPIFVYENELPRAALFLFFTFAFTAAAILYFFLSWPGRKEIDATYGDFIRKFGAVVGLIFVLLIPIVVVWNLITFPDVAASESVFAVWGVTLLLLLITAILFNSIIKSQNRKLVTSTFILFLVTFGVMSVNDRIAAGNARYEQEKLLAAKADEIHQEILAARAAKSAAATQINGEEIFTNICTACHQFDQRVVGPPYMSVLAKYENDKDALVQFIMNPSKIDTDYPPMPNQNLRKPEASAVADYLLQEYVNRK
- a CDS encoding protoheme IX farnesyltransferase, which encodes MNQKKIRILLELTKFKISLFSSLTVSVGYILATGSLTLETFIPTFGILFLACGSSALNHYQERNTDKLMKRTKGRPIPSGRIAAGKVLTVSIILCFLGLLILFLGTNQTAFLLGLFALMWYNGVYTNLKKVTAFAVVPGSLIGSIPPAIGWSAGGESLADPQIWPVLFFFFIWQIPHFWLLILLYGEQYENAGLPSMTKLFSVRQIKRLIFIWIIATAVTCTLFPFFGLVKFSIINIALYGLAIWLIFKSSRMFGVNADNYSPGSGFRVINIYALLVIMLISIDNLI